The Chrysemys picta bellii isolate R12L10 chromosome 12, ASM1138683v2, whole genome shotgun sequence genome has a segment encoding these proteins:
- the LOC135974922 gene encoding uncharacterized protein LOC135974922, whose product MLTGFCVQQTPEDTIQEILQDATKIDASQLAPWQKINALNTFLIPHISIILRGSAVAKVPHNKADKLDCQLVKKWLFLPQRASNELVYIAHRHGGANVPRMGDLCDVMVFEKISKGMMERGHNRDSEQCRVKVKELRQAYRKTKEANSRSGSEPRTCCFYTELHAILGGAATTTTPLTVDSEVGVISTMPEESADGKDEEEEEEDKLAESTQHFILPNSQDLFLSLSEVPSQGSIPDNDPMEGTSGE is encoded by the exons ATGCTGACAGGGTTCTGTGTCCAGCAGACACCCGAGGACACCATCCAGGAGATATTGCAGGATGCCACCAAGATTGATGCCTCCCAGCTGGCACCATGGCAGAAGATAAACGccctgaacaccttcctgatcccccacaTCTCGATCATACTAAGGGGATCCGCTGTGGCGAAGGTGCCCCATAACAAGGCAGACAAGTTAGACTGTcagctggtgaagaagtggctgttccttccccagagagccagcaatgaGCTGGTCTACATTGCCCACAGGCATGGCGGTGCCAACGTCCCCCGCATGGGCGACCTGTGCGACGTCATGgtctttgaaaaaatctccaagggcatgatggagagaggccacaatagggactcagagcagtgccgcgtgaaagtcaaggagctcagacaagcctatcgaaaaacaaaagaagcaaacagtcgctccgggtcagagccgcggacatgctgcttctacactgagctgcatgcaattctagggggggccgccaccactaccacacctctgactgtggattctgaggtgggggtaatctcaaCCATGCCTGAGGAATCTGCGGACGggaaagatgaggaggaggaggaggaggacaagcttgcggagagcacacagcacttcattctccccaacagccaggatctttttctcagtctcagtgaagtaccctcccaaggcagtatcccagacaatgaccccatggaagggacctcag gagagtga